The following are encoded together in the Kribbella voronezhensis genome:
- a CDS encoding glycoside hydrolase domain-containing protein, whose translation MRWIRVAAAAAFLVPTVAFAESGAAQAGEQATAVPSVWTESAYNSVFKDSGRSPEAADGIELDTAKNEYEGAQIVVRGPQAFTVNSIDFTALTGPADSIAAGELSYNPVGYQYLNKPSDNIYPLIRTAPGDFPDRLLNQTGIAVPANQTQSLWVRVHVPATAAGGIYRGRATVRTTAGDLSVPISVNARNVVIPPANQSQFTNVMWTNFLGLTSYDPGKGDTVKLFYDYDRYSADWWQLIDNWADTMKKYRQNNLQLPMINLLTDGGSKVDAAGNYTFNFSRFDEVVQRFLDKGVVNRLEGFTQAGSWNPDLNPQYPKYKLEVIPKQTGRQIPDYVYWGTPEADNWYKQFYPALRQHLTEKGWQDKFWTHVSDEPNIASGGQQWYEIAARIRQYWPDVKLADATVFPMSGDLVKAADIVIPNITIYSDGPAPFDAEHAKGKELWLYNCAGLGGEYLNRLIDQPQWQQRQTMWFAYSRGATGYLHWAYNNWQYDMDLQNIKGDGYIVRPDKAHHTIEASTRYESLRDGLEDWEVLNQLGKTNPGLAKDLAKTVGLNGTKYSRDVSYLQRIRAITLDAAAGKPVVAKDLVKARTSSPKREQVDLGRQGQVDGVHLRWGASFATRYRVMISYNGTDWSQAADITSDGGDDFVGLNAKTRYIRVEVTSDTPYELPTFEVPGNYLLQQNLAGGKSYTATAPSARFPDKGREATDGVLADDWGDGLAFGYELSNGQHAEPSVAIDLGGLQTIGSVRVHAYEEYPDYRPDQITVATSWDGVNYANVGQVGAISGARLWYDLSFAPTLGRYVRVTFAKTGTAKGTGEFVDDIEVYGAGQAVDEVPGSAGYQWTDVGRAGHEVILTPTATGSVGRWDWSAAAGVKRDDWGGGPVAGKTTGFSWLNQQHALARSTAGKLLHWWWIEGESAAHTADWGGDAAGDPAAVVWSGQQHAFARSSAGDLQHWWWDPADGEVRLDKWSGAPGPIVGTPSTFVWGNQLHVVARGVNNHLYHWWWSLGEFEPHFADWGGEAYSDPATFVWNGQQHVYTQAADGQLYHWFWDPADGLHQVKWTGAPGKFVGAPAAFKTAGQQHVVARGPGNTLYHWWWDQGTAKVSFEDQGGEAFSDPIGFAFNDQLQFFAQSSKGTLSHWWWTPAEGWQRNDWGGSVHYPS comes from the coding sequence ATGCGATGGATCCGGGTGGCCGCGGCCGCCGCATTCCTGGTCCCGACGGTGGCCTTCGCGGAGTCGGGTGCCGCACAGGCTGGCGAACAGGCCACGGCGGTGCCGTCGGTGTGGACCGAGTCGGCGTACAACTCGGTCTTCAAGGACAGCGGGCGATCGCCGGAGGCAGCGGACGGCATCGAGCTGGACACGGCGAAGAACGAGTACGAGGGCGCGCAGATCGTCGTCCGCGGACCACAGGCCTTCACTGTCAACAGCATCGACTTCACCGCGCTGACCGGCCCGGCCGACTCCATCGCCGCGGGTGAGCTCAGCTACAACCCGGTCGGCTACCAGTACCTGAACAAGCCGTCCGACAACATCTACCCGCTGATCCGCACCGCGCCGGGCGACTTCCCCGACCGATTGCTGAACCAGACCGGCATCGCCGTGCCCGCGAACCAGACCCAGTCGCTGTGGGTCCGGGTGCACGTGCCCGCGACCGCGGCCGGCGGTATCTATCGCGGTCGCGCGACGGTCCGGACGACGGCCGGCGACCTGAGCGTGCCGATCTCGGTCAACGCGCGGAACGTGGTGATCCCGCCGGCCAACCAGAGCCAGTTCACCAACGTGATGTGGACCAATTTCCTCGGTCTCACCTCGTACGACCCCGGCAAGGGCGACACGGTCAAGTTGTTCTACGACTACGACCGGTACTCCGCGGACTGGTGGCAGCTGATCGACAACTGGGCCGACACGATGAAGAAGTACCGGCAGAACAACCTGCAGCTGCCGATGATCAACCTGCTCACCGACGGCGGCTCCAAGGTCGATGCCGCAGGCAACTACACGTTCAACTTCAGCCGCTTCGACGAAGTGGTGCAGCGGTTCCTGGACAAGGGCGTGGTGAACCGGCTGGAGGGCTTCACCCAGGCCGGTTCCTGGAACCCCGACCTCAACCCGCAGTACCCGAAGTACAAGCTCGAGGTGATCCCGAAGCAGACCGGCCGGCAGATCCCGGACTACGTCTACTGGGGAACACCGGAGGCGGACAACTGGTACAAGCAGTTCTACCCGGCGCTGCGTCAGCACCTGACCGAGAAGGGCTGGCAGGACAAGTTCTGGACCCATGTCAGCGACGAACCGAACATCGCCAGCGGTGGGCAGCAGTGGTACGAGATCGCGGCGCGGATCCGGCAGTACTGGCCGGACGTGAAGCTCGCCGACGCGACCGTGTTCCCGATGTCGGGGGACCTCGTCAAGGCCGCCGACATCGTCATCCCGAACATCACCATCTACTCCGACGGGCCGGCGCCCTTCGACGCGGAACACGCCAAAGGCAAGGAGTTGTGGCTCTACAACTGTGCCGGGCTCGGCGGTGAGTACCTGAACAGGCTGATCGACCAGCCGCAGTGGCAGCAACGGCAGACGATGTGGTTCGCCTACAGCCGTGGGGCCACCGGCTATCTGCACTGGGCCTACAACAACTGGCAGTACGACATGGATCTGCAGAACATCAAGGGCGACGGCTACATCGTGCGTCCCGACAAGGCACACCACACGATCGAGGCCTCGACCCGGTACGAGTCACTGCGGGACGGTCTGGAGGACTGGGAGGTTCTCAACCAGCTGGGCAAGACGAATCCGGGGCTGGCCAAGGATCTCGCCAAGACCGTTGGCCTGAACGGTACGAAGTACTCCCGCGACGTCTCCTACCTGCAGCGGATCAGGGCCATCACCCTCGACGCGGCCGCCGGCAAGCCGGTCGTCGCCAAGGACCTGGTGAAGGCGCGGACGAGCAGCCCGAAGCGGGAGCAGGTCGACCTCGGGCGGCAGGGCCAGGTCGACGGTGTCCACCTGCGCTGGGGTGCGAGCTTCGCGACCAGGTACCGGGTGATGATCTCCTACAACGGCACCGACTGGTCCCAGGCGGCCGACATCACCAGCGACGGCGGCGACGACTTCGTGGGGCTGAACGCGAAGACGCGGTACATCCGGGTCGAGGTGACCAGCGATACGCCGTACGAGCTGCCGACGTTCGAGGTGCCGGGCAACTATCTGCTCCAGCAGAATCTGGCCGGCGGGAAGTCCTACACGGCCACGGCGCCCTCCGCGCGGTTCCCCGACAAGGGGCGCGAGGCAACGGACGGCGTACTGGCCGACGACTGGGGTGACGGGCTCGCGTTCGGCTACGAACTGAGCAACGGCCAGCACGCGGAGCCGTCGGTCGCGATCGACCTCGGCGGATTGCAGACGATCGGCAGCGTCCGGGTGCACGCCTACGAGGAGTACCCGGACTACCGACCGGACCAGATCACCGTCGCCACCAGTTGGGACGGGGTGAACTACGCGAACGTCGGCCAGGTGGGCGCGATCAGCGGTGCCCGGCTCTGGTACGACCTCAGCTTCGCGCCGACGCTGGGCCGCTACGTCCGGGTCACCTTCGCAAAGACCGGTACGGCGAAGGGCACCGGCGAGTTCGTCGACGACATCGAGGTGTACGGCGCCGGCCAGGCGGTCGACGAGGTACCGGGGTCGGCGGGGTATCAGTGGACCGATGTCGGCCGCGCCGGGCACGAGGTGATTCTTACCCCGACTGCCACCGGCAGCGTGGGTCGCTGGGACTGGAGTGCCGCCGCGGGTGTCAAGCGCGACGACTGGGGCGGTGGGCCGGTCGCGGGCAAGACGACCGGGTTCAGCTGGCTCAACCAGCAGCACGCGCTGGCTCGCAGTACGGCCGGAAAGCTCCTGCACTGGTGGTGGATCGAGGGCGAGTCGGCCGCGCACACCGCCGACTGGGGTGGGGACGCAGCGGGTGACCCGGCGGCAGTCGTCTGGTCCGGGCAACAGCACGCCTTCGCGCGCTCGTCGGCCGGCGACCTGCAGCACTGGTGGTGGGACCCCGCAGACGGCGAGGTCCGCCTGGACAAGTGGAGTGGCGCGCCCGGTCCGATCGTCGGTACGCCGTCGACCTTTGTCTGGGGCAACCAGTTGCACGTGGTGGCCCGTGGAGTGAACAACCACCTCTACCACTGGTGGTGGTCGCTCGGTGAGTTCGAGCCCCACTTCGCCGACTGGGGTGGCGAGGCGTACTCCGATCCGGCCACGTTCGTCTGGAACGGCCAGCAGCACGTCTACACCCAGGCCGCGGACGGCCAGCTCTACCACTGGTTCTGGGACCCGGCCGACGGGCTTCACCAGGTGAAGTGGACCGGGGCCCCGGGCAAGTTCGTCGGAGCGCCCGCAGCGTTCAAGACGGCCGGCCAGCAGCACGTCGTCGCCCGCGGACCCGGCAACACCCTCTACCACTGGTGGTGGGACCAGGGCACCGCGAAGGTCTCCTTCGAGGACCAGGGCGGTGAAGCGTTCTCGGATCCGATCGGGTTCGCCTTCAACGACCAGCTCCAGTTCTTCGCGCAGAGCTCGAAGGGGACGCTCTCGCACTGGTGGTGGACGCCGGCCGAGGGCTGGCAGCGCAACGACTGGGGCGGCAGCGTCCACTACCCCTCCTGA
- a CDS encoding glutamate-cysteine ligase family protein translates to MTEPGGTPATTPIGSRVAAEGYVEMVCFKHGPPQLQGVELEWTVHHADDPYRPLDATQLSKALGAHAPATLVPGSPQLPLGRGALVTVEPGGQVEISGSPSASVARLIDDTAADAAELTCLLATAGLVPGEHGLDPFRPPRRILTVPRYAAMERAFARLGPHGPRMMCSTAGLQICLDAGEAEQTASRWRALHDLGPTLVAMFANSRRRTGDDTGWASARTEATFGTCAPFTEPPPLDGDPAAAWARMAMEAPVLCLRRGDNWDAPAGLTFGAWADGALPGDSPTYADLDYHLSTLFPPVRPRGYLEVRYLDAQPGDGWITPTVLLTALMSDAGVIDRAMAAAEPAAGRWFPAAREGLDDKSVLQAARDVVDLGLEVLDRTGLGSELLGEVATRLNRIVDDTQRRRAS, encoded by the coding sequence GTGACGGAGCCTGGTGGTACCCCGGCGACGACCCCGATCGGCTCCCGCGTGGCGGCCGAGGGTTACGTCGAAATGGTGTGCTTCAAGCACGGTCCTCCCCAGCTGCAGGGCGTTGAGCTGGAGTGGACGGTGCATCACGCGGACGATCCGTACCGACCACTCGACGCAACACAACTGAGCAAGGCCCTGGGCGCGCACGCGCCCGCCACCCTGGTCCCCGGCAGTCCGCAGCTGCCGCTCGGCCGGGGTGCTCTGGTCACGGTGGAGCCGGGTGGCCAGGTGGAGATCTCCGGCTCTCCGTCAGCTTCAGTGGCGAGGCTGATCGACGACACCGCCGCCGACGCGGCCGAACTGACCTGCTTGCTGGCGACCGCCGGCCTGGTTCCGGGTGAGCACGGCCTGGACCCCTTCCGGCCGCCGCGGCGCATCCTGACCGTCCCGCGCTACGCGGCGATGGAGCGCGCGTTCGCCCGGCTGGGCCCGCACGGCCCGAGGATGATGTGCAGCACCGCCGGACTGCAGATCTGCCTCGACGCGGGTGAGGCCGAGCAGACCGCGAGCCGCTGGCGGGCCCTGCACGATCTCGGCCCGACCCTGGTGGCGATGTTCGCCAACTCCCGGCGCCGGACCGGTGACGACACCGGCTGGGCCTCCGCCCGGACGGAGGCGACCTTCGGCACCTGTGCCCCGTTCACCGAGCCGCCGCCGCTGGACGGCGACCCGGCCGCGGCCTGGGCGCGGATGGCGATGGAAGCCCCGGTGCTCTGCCTGCGCCGTGGCGACAACTGGGACGCGCCGGCCGGCCTGACCTTCGGTGCCTGGGCGGACGGGGCCCTGCCCGGCGACAGCCCGACGTACGCGGATCTCGATTACCACTTGTCCACCCTGTTCCCGCCGGTCCGGCCGCGCGGGTATCTCGAGGTGCGCTACCTGGACGCCCAGCCGGGCGACGGATGGATCACCCCGACCGTGCTGCTGACGGCGTTGATGTCCGACGCCGGCGTGATCGACCGGGCGATGGCCGCCGCCGAGCCGGCGGCCGGGCGCTGGTTCCCCGCCGCCCGGGAAGGACTCGACGACAAGTCGGTCCTGCAGGCCGCGCGGGACGTGGTCGACCTCGGCCTCGAAGTACTGGACCGGACCGGCCTCGGGTCCGAACTGCTCGGTGAAGTCGCAACCCGGCTGAACCGCATCGTCGACGACACCCAGAGAAGGCGAGCCTCATGA
- a CDS encoding ABC transporter ATP-binding protein — protein MDVENLTLAYGPDEPVVSELSLAVPAGQLTAIVGPNGSGKSTLLRGMSRLLAPRSGRVLLDGKDIQQLPARELARQLGLLPQGPVTPEGITVAELVSRGRHPHRGLFARLTSDDQQAIDDALAAVELVELRDRPAEQLSGGQRQRVWIAMVLAQGTQYLLLDEPTTYLDLAHAVDVMNVVHAAAHNTGRTVVTVLHDLTLAAQYADHLVVMGAGRIAAEGPPADVLTEELLAEVFGLRAKVVEVGGAPVVVPDRTLVP, from the coding sequence GTGGACGTCGAGAATCTCACCCTTGCCTACGGCCCGGACGAGCCGGTGGTCTCCGAGCTCAGCCTGGCCGTGCCGGCCGGGCAGTTGACGGCGATCGTCGGCCCGAACGGTTCCGGCAAGTCGACCTTGCTCCGTGGGATGAGCCGGCTGCTCGCGCCGCGTTCCGGCCGGGTGCTCCTGGACGGCAAGGACATCCAACAGTTGCCCGCCCGTGAGCTGGCTCGTCAGCTGGGCCTGCTGCCACAGGGCCCGGTGACGCCGGAAGGGATCACCGTGGCCGAGCTGGTGTCGCGTGGACGGCATCCTCATCGCGGCCTGTTCGCCCGGCTGACCTCCGACGACCAGCAGGCGATCGACGACGCCCTGGCCGCGGTCGAACTGGTCGAGCTGCGAGACCGGCCCGCTGAGCAGTTGTCCGGCGGCCAGCGCCAGCGGGTCTGGATCGCGATGGTGCTTGCCCAGGGAACGCAGTACCTGCTGCTCGACGAGCCCACCACGTACCTCGATCTGGCGCACGCCGTCGACGTGATGAATGTCGTCCACGCGGCCGCGCACAACACCGGCCGGACCGTGGTGACGGTCCTGCACGACCTGACGCTGGCGGCGCAGTACGCCGACCATTTGGTGGTGATGGGCGCCGGTCGGATCGCGGCCGAAGGGCCGCCCGCCGACGTACTGACCGAGGAGCTCCTTGCCGAGGTGTTCGGGCTGCGCGCGAAAGTGGTGGAGGTCGGCGGAGCCCCTGTGGTGGTGCCGGACCGTACGCTGGTGCCATGA
- a CDS encoding (2Fe-2S)-binding protein encodes MTYSANRLADLVDGEVSWLSVRTADTLPGPDWISCAGLLAEQQAGGDPTYGWRQALHEDYGREYAIEPPEQVAAMFVLMWYVSVPSIVAGVSAALTGVSPDVSPASLAFRRHPMAHYPAEVALLSDQVVTAVEAAAQVSTHTRAFTDSYRPGVKMSSLQRLGAVQDELRAAIRMPAEADFAEAASAAFQVRLDQQVRTSCCFVYALPNVNPCAGCPRVSTLV; translated from the coding sequence ATGACGTACTCCGCGAACCGCCTCGCGGACCTCGTGGACGGGGAAGTCTCCTGGCTGTCAGTCCGCACCGCGGACACCTTGCCGGGCCCCGACTGGATCTCTTGCGCCGGGCTGCTCGCGGAGCAGCAGGCCGGCGGCGACCCGACGTACGGATGGCGGCAGGCGTTGCACGAGGACTACGGTCGCGAGTACGCGATCGAGCCGCCGGAGCAGGTCGCCGCGATGTTCGTGCTGATGTGGTACGTCTCGGTGCCGTCGATCGTCGCGGGCGTTTCCGCCGCTCTGACAGGGGTTTCACCGGACGTCTCGCCGGCCTCACTGGCCTTCAGACGGCACCCGATGGCGCACTATCCGGCCGAGGTCGCGCTGCTGTCCGACCAGGTCGTCACCGCGGTCGAGGCGGCCGCTCAGGTCAGCACGCACACCCGAGCGTTCACCGACTCCTACCGCCCGGGCGTGAAGATGAGTTCGCTCCAGCGGCTCGGCGCGGTGCAGGACGAGCTCCGGGCCGCGATCCGGATGCCCGCGGAGGCCGACTTCGCCGAGGCCGCCTCGGCCGCCTTCCAGGTCCGGCTCGACCAGCAGGTCCGTACTTCGTGCTGTTTCGTCTACGCGCTGCCCAACGTCAACCCGTGCGCCGGCTGCCCGAGGGTTTCGACCCTGGTTTGA
- a CDS encoding glycoside hydrolase domain-containing protein translates to MRWLRAVLAGGLAVTAAALVPPGAEAQVTAAAPPSVWTETAYNSVFKDSGRSPEAADGIQLDTAKNDYEGAQIVLRGPAAFTVNSVDFTALTGGSDAIPASEITYNPVGYEYLNHNSVFGWNPPQPVYPTVRTGAGDYPDRLLNQTGIAVPANQTQALWVRVHVPATAAGGVYSGRATVRTTNGDLSVPITVNARNVVIPPANQSEFTNVMWTNFLGLTSWDPGKGDTVKLFYDYDRYSADWWQLIDNWADTMKKYRQNSLQLPLINLLTDGGSKVDAAGNYTFDFSRFDQVVQRFMDKGVVNRLEGFTGAGSQSPERNPSRKWLIEVTPKNTGSQIPDYLFWDSPEATSWYSQFYPALKAHLDAKGWTSMYWMHVGDEANGAEGEAGWLGIAAKLRQYFPGVKIGDTSVNGSGPLIARNSDIVIPNLFTYTADPGTYDAERAKGKPLWFYNCNIPVGNHLNRFIDQPEWSQRQTMWLAYGRGATGYLHWAYGNWQYAMNDQDVKGDGYIVRPDKAHHTIEASTRYESLRDGMEDWEVLNQLGKTNPGLAKDFATSLVQRDDKYSPDVSYMQRVRALMLDAAAGKPIVAKDLAKVRTEGPKWVQTDLGRQAQVDGVHLHWGTTYASNYRVLISYNGTNWGEAANVTSNGGDDFIGINGKARYIRIEVTSTTPYDLQKLEVAGNLLLQQNIAGGKAYVASVPSARFPDSGREATDGVLADDWGDGRSFGYELAKGEYKAPTVAIDLGYPQVVGTARIHAYEEYPDYRPDLLTVATSTDGVNYTDRGLLSWVNGASKVWYDVGFAPVTARYVRVTFAKTGTDKGTGEFVDDIEVYGAGPNGPDVVPGSTAYQWNDAGGAGHEVIFAPGSTGSMRRWDWSAAAGLKTADWGGGPIAGKTTGYAWNNQQHAVARGQSGNLLHWWWIEGETTPHYGDWGGDAAGDPTAVVWSGQQHIFARASTGDLQHWWWDPADGQLRLDKWGGAPGPIVGTPSTFVWGNQLHVVARGANNHLYHWWWSLGEFEPHFADWGGEAYSDPATFVWNGQQHVYTQAADGQLFHWFWDAGDGLHQVKWTGAPGKFVGAPSAFKTGTQQHVVARGPNNTLYHWFWDQGTSKVSWEDLGGEVYADPVAFAFADQHQYFAQSATGTLYHWWWTPQDGWHKNDWGGSVKYPS, encoded by the coding sequence ATGCGATGGTTGCGAGCGGTACTGGCGGGCGGGCTGGCGGTGACCGCGGCCGCTCTGGTTCCGCCGGGTGCTGAGGCTCAGGTCACGGCCGCAGCGCCGCCCTCGGTGTGGACGGAGACGGCGTACAACTCGGTGTTCAAGGACAGCGGGCGATCGCCGGAAGCGGCGGACGGCATCCAGTTGGACACGGCGAAGAACGACTACGAAGGTGCGCAGATCGTGCTCCGCGGGCCGGCGGCGTTCACGGTGAACAGCGTGGACTTCACAGCGTTGACCGGCGGCTCCGACGCGATCCCGGCGAGCGAGATCACCTACAACCCGGTCGGGTACGAGTACCTGAACCACAACTCGGTGTTCGGCTGGAACCCGCCGCAGCCGGTCTATCCGACCGTCCGCACCGGTGCCGGCGACTATCCCGACCGGTTGCTGAACCAGACCGGCATCGCCGTACCGGCCAACCAGACGCAGGCCCTCTGGGTCCGGGTGCACGTGCCGGCCACCGCGGCGGGCGGCGTCTACTCCGGCCGCGCGACGGTCCGGACGACCAACGGCGATCTCAGCGTGCCGATCACGGTCAACGCGCGGAACGTGGTGATCCCGCCGGCCAACCAGAGCGAATTCACCAACGTGATGTGGACCAATTTCCTCGGCCTTACCTCGTGGGACCCGGGCAAGGGCGACACGGTCAAGCTGTTCTACGACTACGACCGGTACTCGGCCGACTGGTGGCAGTTGATCGACAACTGGGCCGACACGATGAAGAAGTACCGGCAGAACAGTCTGCAGCTGCCGTTGATCAACCTGCTCACCGACGGCGGCAGCAAGGTCGATGCCGCCGGCAACTACACGTTCGACTTCAGCCGTTTCGACCAGGTCGTGCAGCGGTTCATGGACAAGGGCGTGGTGAACCGGCTGGAGGGCTTCACCGGCGCCGGGTCGCAGAGCCCGGAGCGCAACCCGTCGCGCAAGTGGCTGATCGAGGTCACCCCGAAGAACACCGGGTCGCAGATCCCCGACTACCTGTTCTGGGACTCCCCGGAGGCAACCAGCTGGTATTCGCAGTTCTACCCGGCACTCAAGGCACACCTCGACGCCAAGGGCTGGACGTCGATGTACTGGATGCACGTCGGTGACGAGGCGAACGGAGCCGAGGGTGAGGCCGGCTGGCTGGGCATCGCCGCGAAGCTGCGGCAGTACTTCCCGGGTGTGAAGATCGGCGATACCTCGGTGAACGGCTCCGGCCCGCTGATCGCGCGCAACTCCGACATCGTCATCCCGAACCTGTTCACCTACACCGCCGACCCGGGCACGTACGACGCCGAGCGGGCCAAGGGCAAGCCGCTGTGGTTCTACAACTGCAACATCCCGGTCGGGAACCACCTGAACAGGTTCATCGACCAGCCGGAGTGGAGCCAGCGGCAGACGATGTGGCTCGCCTACGGCCGTGGCGCCACCGGCTACCTGCACTGGGCCTACGGCAACTGGCAGTACGCGATGAACGACCAGGACGTGAAGGGTGACGGCTACATCGTTCGCCCCGACAAGGCGCACCACACGATCGAGGCCTCGACCCGGTACGAGTCGCTGCGGGACGGCATGGAGGACTGGGAGGTCCTGAACCAGCTGGGCAAGACCAACCCCGGCCTGGCCAAGGACTTCGCCACCAGCCTGGTCCAGCGCGACGACAAGTACTCGCCGGACGTCTCGTACATGCAACGCGTCCGCGCCCTGATGCTGGACGCCGCGGCCGGCAAGCCGATCGTCGCCAAGGACCTGGCGAAGGTGCGGACCGAGGGCCCGAAGTGGGTGCAGACCGATCTCGGCCGGCAGGCTCAGGTCGACGGTGTCCACCTGCACTGGGGTACGACGTACGCGAGCAACTACCGGGTGCTGATCTCCTACAACGGCACCAACTGGGGAGAAGCTGCCAATGTCACGAGCAACGGCGGTGACGACTTCATCGGCATCAACGGCAAGGCTCGGTACATCCGGATCGAGGTGACCAGCACAACGCCGTACGACCTCCAGAAGCTGGAAGTGGCCGGCAACCTGTTGCTGCAGCAGAACATCGCCGGTGGGAAGGCGTACGTCGCGAGTGTGCCGTCCGCCAGGTTCCCCGACAGCGGCCGGGAGGCGACGGACGGCGTACTGGCCGACGACTGGGGCGACGGCCGCAGCTTCGGCTACGAGTTGGCCAAGGGGGAGTACAAGGCACCGACCGTGGCGATCGACCTCGGCTACCCTCAGGTGGTCGGCACTGCCAGGATCCACGCGTACGAGGAGTATCCGGACTACCGGCCCGACCTGCTCACCGTCGCCACCAGCACGGACGGCGTCAACTACACCGACCGAGGACTGCTCAGCTGGGTCAACGGCGCCTCCAAGGTCTGGTACGACGTCGGCTTCGCTCCGGTGACCGCCCGTTATGTCCGGGTCACGTTCGCCAAGACGGGGACGGACAAGGGCACCGGCGAGTTCGTCGACGACATCGAGGTCTACGGCGCGGGCCCGAACGGTCCGGACGTCGTACCGGGCTCCACGGCGTACCAGTGGAACGACGCGGGCGGTGCCGGCCACGAGGTGATCTTCGCGCCGGGCTCCACCGGGTCGATGCGGCGCTGGGACTGGTCGGCGGCCGCGGGACTAAAGACGGCCGACTGGGGCGGCGGTCCGATCGCAGGGAAGACGACCGGCTACGCCTGGAACAACCAGCAGCACGCGGTCGCCCGCGGGCAGAGCGGCAACCTGCTGCACTGGTGGTGGATCGAAGGCGAGACGACGCCGCACTACGGCGACTGGGGTGGAGACGCGGCAGGCGACCCGACAGCAGTGGTGTGGTCAGGGCAGCAGCACATCTTCGCCAGGGCGTCGACGGGTGATCTGCAGCACTGGTGGTGGGACCCGGCCGACGGCCAGCTGCGGCTGGACAAGTGGGGCGGCGCGCCCGGTCCGATCGTCGGCACGCCGTCGACCTTTGTCTGGGGCAACCAGTTGCACGTGGTGGCCCGTGGAGCGAACAACCACCTCTACCACTGGTGGTGGTCGCTCGGTGAGTTCGAGCCGCACTTCGCCGACTGGGGTGGCGAGGCGTACTCCGATCCGGCCACGTTCGTCTGGAACGGCCAGCAGCACGTCTACACCCAGGCGGCGGACGGGCAGCTGTTCCACTGGTTCTGGGACGCCGGTGACGGTCTGCACCAGGTCAAGTGGACCGGGGCACCGGGCAAGTTCGTCGGAGCGCCGTCGGCGTTCAAGACGGGCACCCAGCAGCACGTCGTCGCTCGCGGGCCGAACAACACGCTCTACCACTGGTTCTGGGACCAGGGCACTTCGAAGGTGAGCTGGGAGGACCTCGGTGGCGAGGTGTACGCCGACCCGGTGGCGTTCGCCTTCGCCGACCAGCACCAGTATTTCGCTCAGAGCGCAACCGGCACCCTCTACCACTGGTGGTGGACGCCGCAGGACGGCTGGCACAAGAACGACTGGGGCGGGAGCGTGAAGTACCCGTCCTGA